The following are from one region of the Stanieria sp. NIES-3757 genome:
- a CDS encoding Resolvase RNase H domain protein fold protein, with protein sequence MILGFDPGRDKCGIAVMNSAHQIVYHQVVDSKLALAEMENLSRQFEIKLIVMGNLTTAKSWRQQIESELSLPIPLVMVDENNSSFEARERYWQMYPPQGLKKLIPQGMRVPPRPVDDLVAILLIERYLATSEYGQ encoded by the coding sequence ATGATTTTAGGTTTTGATCCAGGTAGAGATAAATGTGGTATTGCGGTGATGAATTCTGCTCACCAGATTGTTTATCATCAAGTAGTTGATTCTAAGCTGGCGTTAGCTGAGATGGAAAACTTATCTCGGCAATTTGAAATCAAACTAATTGTGATGGGTAATTTAACTACAGCCAAAAGCTGGCGACAGCAAATTGAATCGGAGTTATCTTTGCCAATTCCCTTAGTGATGGTTGATGAAAATAATAGTTCTTTTGAAGCTAGGGAACGTTACTGGCAGATGTATCCACCTCAAGGTTTAAAAAAATTAATTCCTCAAGGAATGCGAGTTCCTCCTCGTCCAGTAGACGATCTTGTGGCTATTCTTTTGATTGAAAGATACTTAGCTACATCTGAGTACGGACAGTAA